In Procambarus clarkii isolate CNS0578487 chromosome 50, FALCON_Pclarkii_2.0, whole genome shotgun sequence, one genomic interval encodes:
- the LOC123772621 gene encoding zinc finger protein 271-like: MLGVLKRLKKNLAWWRMRTLTGEKPYQCSLCLKYLSKKSGLIKHMGSHKEANSYNCSVCLKEFSDKPDLVSHMKTHTGDKPYQCSECLKEFSQKCDLVKHKRTHTGEKPYQCSDCLKCFSQKHGLVAHKRIHTGEKPYQCSVCSKEFLDKVALVSHMKTHTGKTPFQCSVCLKYFSQKHRLVTHKRIHTGEKPYECSECSKHFSDKSNLASHMRSHTGIKPYQCSECLKNFAQKCDLIKHKRTHTGEKPYQCLECLKYFSQKHGLATHKRTHTGEKPYQCSECSKEFAYKSALVSHMRIHTGETPYQCSECLKYFSQKHVLMTHKRIHTGEKPFQCTECFKHFIEKSALVSHMRTHTGEKPHQCLECLKEFSQKCDLIKHKRTHTGEKPYQCSDCLKYFSQKHGLVAHKRTHTGEKPYRCPECLKDFSYKSALVSHMRTHTGETPYQCSVCLKYFSQNHALVRHKRTHTGEKPYQCSECLKYFSQKHGLVSHKRTHTGETPYQCSECSKYFSHKHALVSHKRTHSGEMPYQCSDCLKYFSQKHALVTHKRSHIGEKSTPNPVPTPPHPHSPTYPHSPTYPHSPTYTQSPTYPHSPRYTQSPTYPHSPVYPHSPTYPQSPTYPHSPAYPQSPTYPHSPTYPHSPTYPHSPTYPHSPTYPHSADSNSTHPQTPPIQLHTSHSTHLLMTSCHTTSTLAQHPPTSPHLSTHNIQHPPTHNNPNTTTHLPVHTSNHMLTQNNPHPPTTQNSTHPPTTQTSHLSTTQSNTHPSTSLSNQHPPTTQSNGHLSTSQINHHLHTQNNPHLPAHSNAYLPTYTSIHPHRTHLLW; this comes from the coding sequence ATGCTTGGAGTATTGAAAAGGCTAAAAAAAAATTTAGCTTGGTGGCGTATGAGAACGCTTACAGGAGAAAAACCGTATCAATGTTCATTGTGTTTAAAATACTTATCAAAAAAATCTGGTTTGATTAAACACATGGGTTCTCACAAAGAAGCAAATTCATACAATTGTTCAGTGTGTTTAAAAGAGTTCTCAGATAAACCTGATCTAGTATCACACATGAAAACACACACAGGAGATAAACCATATCAGTGTTCAGAATGTTTAAAAGAATTTTCACAAAAATGCGATTTGGTAAAACACAAGAGAACTCACACAGGAGAAAAGCCTTATCAGTGTTCAGATTGTTTGAAATGCTTTTCACAAAAACATGGTTTAGTTGCACACAAGCGAATTCACACTGGAGAAAAACCGTATCAATGTTCAGTGTGTTCAAAAGAATTCTTGGATAAAGTTGCCCTAGTATCACACATGAAGACTCACACTGGAAAGACACCATTTCAGTGTTCAGTATGTTTAAAATACTTTTCACAAAAACATAGATTGGTGACTCACAAGAGAATTCACACAGGAGAAAAACCTTATGAATGTTCAGAGTGTTCAAAACATTTCTCTGATAAATCTAATCTTGCATCACACATGagatctcacacaggaatcaaacCATATCAGTGTTCAGAGTGTTTAAAAAACTTTGCACAAAAATGTGATTTGATTAAACACAAGAGAACTCACACAGGAGAGAAACCTTATCAGTGTTTAGAGTGTTTAAAATACTTTTCCCAAAAACATGGTTTGGCAACTCACAAAAGAACTCACACTGGGGAAAAACCATATCAGTGTTCAGAGTGCTCAAAAGAATTTGCTTATAAGTCTGCTTTAGTATCACATATGAGAATTCACACAGGAGAAACACCATATCAGTGTTCAGAGTGTTTAAAATATTTTTCTCAAAAGCATGTATTAATGACACACAAAAGAATTcacacaggagagaaaccatttcAGTGCACAGAATGTTTTAAACACTTCATAGAAAAATCTGCTCTAGTATCTCACATGAGAACTCACACAGGAGAGAAACCACATCAGTGTTTAGAATGCTTAAAAGAATTTTCTCAAAAATGTGATTTAATAAAACACAAGAGAacgcatacaggagagaaaccatatcagtgtTCAGACTGCTTAAAATATTTTTCGCAGAAACATGGCTTGGTGGCACACAAGAGAACTCACACTGGAGAAAAACCCTATCGGTGTCCAGAGTGTTTAAAAGACTTCTCGTATAAATCAGCTTTAGTGTCTCACATGCGAACTCATACGGGAGAGACACCATACCAATGTTCAGTATGTTTAAAATACTTTTCACAAAACCATGCTTTGGTGAGACACAAGAGAACTcacacaggagagaaaccatatcagtgtTCAGAGTGTTTAAAGTACTTTTCACAAAAGCATGGTTTGGTGTCGCACAAGAGAACCCACACTGGAGAGACACCATATCAGTGTTCAGAATGTTCAAAATACTTTTCTCATAAACATGCTTTGGTGTCACACAAGAGAACTCACTCAGGTGAGATGCCCTATCAATGTTCAGATTGTTTAAAATACTTTTCACAAAAACATGCCTTGGTTACACACAAGAGATCTCACATAGGAGAGAAATCAACACCTAATCCtgtacccacacccccacacccacactctcctACATACCCACACTCTCCTACATACCCTCACTCTCCTACATACACACAATCTCCTACATACCCACACTCTCCCAGATACACACAGTCTCCTACATACCCACACTCACCAGTATACCCACACTCCCCTACATATCCTCAATCTCCTACATACCCTCACTCCCCTGCTTACCCACAGTCTCCTACATACCCACACTCCCCTACATACCCACACTCCCCTACATACCCACACTCCCCTACATACCCACACTCCCCTACATACCCACACTCAGCTGACTCAAATAGCACgcacccacaaacaccacccatccAACTACACACATCTCATTCCACCCACTTACTCATGACATCCTGTCACACAACATCGACTCTTGCACAGCATCCACCCACATCTCCCCACCTCTCCACCCACAATATTCAACACCCACCAACCCACAACAATCCAAACACTACTACACACCTGCCTGTTCATACCAGCAACCACATGCTCACCCAAAAtaaccctcacccacccaccacccagaacagtacccacccacccaccactcaAACCAGCCACCTATCCACCACCCAAAGCAACACCCACCCATCCACTAGCCTAAGCAACCAGCACCCGCCCACCACCCAAAGCAACGGCCACCTGTCCACTTCCCAAATCAACCACCATCTACACACACAAAATAACCCTCACCTGCCCGCCCACAGCAATGCCTATTTGCCCACCTATACCTCAATCCACCCACACCGCACCCACCTGCTTTGGTGA